In one Kitasatospora cineracea genomic region, the following are encoded:
- a CDS encoding YcxB family protein has protein sequence MHITTSYQISYDDLRRGMVLAHRRRRRLVWVCAGILVVCAGLMEAGAAFGSEPWFYLFGLWPLTMAVLWAYRLTLGTNRSYRKAMPAFAGTTEVTLTPEAIRIHRDTNTAELAWSLFPKIEDTPDHLFLRQDKRTVTMILKRHLTAEQRAELADFVSSLSLVREAA, from the coding sequence GTGCACATCACCACGTCCTACCAGATCAGCTACGACGACCTGCGCCGGGGCATGGTCCTCGCCCACCGCAGACGCCGCCGGCTGGTGTGGGTGTGCGCCGGCATCCTGGTCGTCTGCGCCGGGCTCATGGAAGCGGGCGCCGCCTTCGGCAGCGAGCCCTGGTTCTACCTGTTCGGCCTGTGGCCCCTGACCATGGCCGTGCTCTGGGCCTACCGGCTCACCCTGGGGACGAACCGGAGCTACCGGAAGGCGATGCCGGCCTTCGCCGGAACCACCGAGGTCACGCTCACGCCCGAGGCCATCCGCATCCACCGCGACACGAACACGGCGGAGCTCGCCTGGAGCCTCTTCCCGAAGATCGAGGACACCCCCGACCACCTCTTCCTGCGCCAGGACAAGCGGACCGTGACGATGATTCTCAAGCGGCACCTGACCGCCGAACAGCGAGCGGAGCTGGCCGACTTCGTCTCCTCCCTCAGCCTCGTACGAGAGGCCGCCTAG